A genomic segment from Rhodobacter sp. CZR27 encodes:
- a CDS encoding hybrid non-ribosomal peptide synthetase/type I polyketide synthase, whose product MSSRDSAPLEISDQDFIPALPLFDLFERVVRARPDAPALISEVTRLSYGELHVRATALAVRLVRAGVRAGDLVGIVSGRSTEALIAMLAILRAGGAYMPLDPTYAREQLDYMVADAGPVLLLHVTGEADLARTLAQGRPVLAVAEDGAPVADEPRVWPFRTGADLAYVMYTSGSTGKPKGVEIPQQGVARLAIRQPDCQYLPSDIALHSSTFGCDGSTLEIWGPLLNGAALVVLETPKPALDALAATIDRHGVTALVFYTGIFHLMAEHHPATVGRLRLVIVGGDVMMPRLAAEALKHGPNLKLVNAYGPTENTVIGTLHVVTPTDFDGSPLPIGRAAAHDEVLVLDERLAELPDGEAGQLALTGPGLARGYRNKPEQTAERFVPDPRPGRHGRIYLTGDLVRRRADGEICFLGRLDRQVKLGGRRIELDEVEHVLRRQPLVADGSVDLIRAPNGDRRIAGFAKLAAGVDLAPEAAADAIRAGMAKELPEAMVPGLVLVLDELPLTAANKIDRKALVAMVETRQAEAQTAPAETPPAPPSEPAPPAARPVPRTAAELRARIAALWQRVLGCGPIPPDRTFFEMGGSSLQLIDVHALLEKDLGRRIDITVMFETPRLQDLAARLAALLAEGGPQAGPEARGDALPDDGAIAIVGMAGRFPGAPSVAALWQHVTSGTNLFRRFEASELEDAFTPAERAARGYVPVRPGLDGVDLFDARYFGMYPKEAAVTDPQARVFLETCVEALEDAGLDPARHPGAIGVFAGASFSTYLVNHLLRDRATAEAFTSGYQVGMFPEALGNIADTLATRVAFKLGLRGPALTVSTACSTSLVAIAQACLSLRAGQSDMAIAGGVSITFPQRRGYHCTEGGMVSESGTCRPFDARADGTVFGHGAGAVVLMRLRDAQAAGHTIHAVIRGIGINNDGRDKIAYTAPSVAGQAAAIRMAHRDGGTDPASVGYVECHGTATPLGDPIEVRGLATVFGDLPRASVALGSLKGTIGHLDAAAGVSSVIKTALVLREGLIPPMPNFERPNPKIPFDDLPFRVPTAPAPWAGDGPRRAGVSSFGVGGTNVHLVLEEPPAVPATAPVTTPQVLPLSARSPEALSALALRMAEHLETRADDLADVAFTLQEGRTVHDHRLAVAARDPAEAAARLRKAGAVKGPVPADPPPVVFLFPGQGSQYPGMGSGLYAEEPEYRRWIDEGAAILEPLIGLDINRLLCFGDTSDADMARALRDTRLTQPALFLTQVATAKLWLSRGIRPTVMIGHSVGEFAAAVVSGAMSFADGLKIIARRGQLMQDMPGGAMLAVRAEIDRIAPLLLPGVDLAARNAPKLNVLAGSFEAIAAMEAALQAAGIACSRLHTSHAFHSAMMDPVCTALAGELAGLALKAGEIPWISCVTGARVTENEARDPAYWAHQARATVDFDAAIRVAASEGQAPVLLEVGAGSTLSTFAAQCLSRLGHGGILQSLPDHTRPVPDGFAMAEALAGLWAAGVPVDWSLAPRGHRRLSLPTYPFERRRHWIDAPPLAGRATAAAPAPAVAPQPAALPAPAGLPAAALPVAAAPPPPVVPVPQSPSSGVSVPMSMPSRSARLASEVLALLADLSGEELGPDQAEASFLELGFDSLFLGQVTQRLSRDYGFELTFRQLLSDYPSVAALAAHMDAVLPPDSPGPAASAAAPFAQVAVADPSSAAVLAPPAMSAAVQAQPAMAVAPLAAPALPAAGGLAEVLQSQMLTMQAIFAEQLRALGQGAAAAPAQPVPAAAMTPAPVSPAPVAPAPLAAPAVQTAAEEPPAAAQFRFGRGVDLSGGRFDARQQAFVDDLARRYSAKHAGSKAHTAKHRAVHADPRTAAGFRQEWKELVFPIVAERAKGSRIWDIDGNEFVDLVNGFGQTAFGHSPDFVLEAVRRQLEKGFPIGPQAELAGPVAAKFARMVGHERVTFCNTGSEAVMAAMRLARAVTGRDRIVVFGNDYHGQFDEVLVKGRSRGGDPVALPIAPGIPRSGLGNMVVLGYGAPESLDWLRANGASVAAVIVEPVQSRHPELRPAEFVRELRRITAEQGSALVMDEVVTGFRTHRRGMQGLWGIEADMATYGKVPGGGMPVGVLAGKGRFMNALDGGIWGYGDDSRPDTPPTFFAGTFVRHPLVVAAVDAVLDHLETQGDALWTATAERTARLAARLNRALAARGLPDLIRDFSSWFALNLSQHEARASLAYPLMRMEGIHIIDSYCGFLTTTHGEEECDRIARAFESALDQLQSVGILAPVAEAAAPPAAIAAPAAATPAAAAPPTTAIPLTEAQREIWMTSQLGDAASCSFNEGASLHLDGPLDVAALESSLSDILARHDSLRLVFARSGESFDVADPAPVALPVTDLSAEPDPEAAMARILQAEAETPLDLVAGPPIRFRLLRRGPDRHTLVATAHHIVCDGWSYNVIFTDLAALYAARIEGRAAALPPAPSFAAHALARRSHDPAHEAWWRGEYATVPALPDLPGDRPHPAIKSFRGGTVTERLDAEVLKLARKAGAKQGCTLFSTLFAALQITLGRLSGAGDVVLAVPTGGQALLPDPDLVGHCVNFLPVRAPFAEGATVAGHLKAVRDKVLAALDHSDVTYGTLVRELKIERSLNRLPLTEVQFNLEKVAEGLAMPGLSVSTHPNPKAAVNFDLFFNMIESREGLRLDVDYNSDVYDAATVRRWIGHFAHVLRGMAEAADHPLASLPLLDEGELPRLAPTAIAPPAAPTLHGLVAAAAARRPDAPAVEFAGRRLSHAELARQSDALAARLLAALPGGRGRVAVALDRSEQLPVALLGVLKAGHAFVPLDPRHPETRLRHVLEAAGAQALILPEARLPAYAEGLGIAPVAVSGEAPEPVTLPPTGPDDPAYVIFTSGSTGTPKGVEIPHRAVVNCLSSMAAEPGFTAADRLLSVTTVSFDIAILELFLPLIAGGSVVVAATEDVLDGFRLAARLGQGDITVMQATPTLWGMLLEAGLKIPAGLKVMAGGEPLPLDLARRLMAERAELWNLYGPTETTIWSAVNRIRPEDATITIGHPIANTTLHVLSPEGLPLPVGVTGELNIGGAGLAIGYFGREDLTRAAFRDLTVGGTTQRLYRTGDRARLLADGSVELLGRGDGQIKLRGFRIELGEIEMALRAAGGVAQAAVDLRANPRGEKQLVAWIVPEAGAAPTPEMLMEALEQVLPNYMMPSRWVTLSALPQTLNGKLDRKALPAPEAAAPVTPLREMTRPTTPLEERLAGIWAEVLGLEAISTTDTLYALGADSLTIFRIAARMLDAGLNLEARDLLQHPTIRDLAAFAASRETSGTPAGARPSLRSFRHGARREGAIAS is encoded by the coding sequence GTGTCCAGCAGAGACTCCGCTCCGCTTGAGATTTCCGATCAGGACTTCATCCCGGCCCTGCCGCTGTTCGATCTCTTCGAACGGGTGGTGCGGGCCCGTCCCGACGCCCCGGCGCTGATCTCGGAGGTGACGCGCCTGAGCTATGGCGAGCTGCACGTCCGGGCCACGGCGCTGGCGGTCCGGCTGGTGCGGGCCGGCGTGCGCGCGGGCGACCTCGTGGGCATCGTCTCGGGCCGCTCGACCGAGGCGCTCATCGCGATGCTGGCGATCCTGCGCGCGGGCGGGGCCTACATGCCGCTCGATCCGACCTATGCGCGCGAACAGCTCGACTACATGGTCGCGGATGCGGGTCCCGTGCTGCTCCTGCATGTGACGGGCGAGGCGGACCTGGCGCGGACGCTGGCCCAGGGCCGGCCGGTGCTGGCCGTCGCCGAGGACGGCGCGCCCGTCGCGGACGAGCCCCGCGTCTGGCCGTTCCGCACCGGCGCGGATCTCGCCTATGTCATGTATACCTCGGGCTCGACCGGCAAGCCCAAGGGCGTCGAGATCCCGCAGCAGGGCGTGGCCCGGCTGGCGATCCGGCAGCCCGACTGCCAGTACCTGCCCTCGGACATCGCGCTGCACAGCTCGACCTTCGGCTGCGACGGCTCCACGCTCGAGATCTGGGGGCCGCTGCTCAATGGGGCGGCGCTGGTGGTGCTCGAGACGCCGAAACCCGCGCTGGACGCGCTGGCCGCGACGATCGACCGGCACGGCGTCACCGCGCTCGTGTTCTACACCGGCATCTTCCACCTGATGGCCGAGCATCACCCCGCAACGGTCGGGCGGCTGCGCCTCGTGATCGTGGGCGGCGACGTGATGATGCCGCGGCTGGCGGCCGAGGCCTTGAAGCATGGCCCGAACCTCAAGCTGGTGAATGCCTACGGGCCGACCGAGAACACGGTGATCGGCACGCTGCATGTGGTGACGCCCACCGATTTCGACGGCAGCCCCCTGCCGATCGGGCGGGCCGCGGCGCATGACGAGGTGCTGGTGCTGGACGAGCGGCTCGCCGAGCTGCCGGACGGCGAGGCCGGGCAGCTGGCCCTGACCGGGCCGGGCCTTGCGCGGGGCTACCGCAACAAGCCCGAGCAGACCGCCGAGCGCTTCGTGCCCGACCCGCGGCCCGGGCGGCACGGCCGGATCTACCTGACCGGCGATCTGGTGCGGCGGCGGGCGGATGGCGAGATCTGCTTCCTCGGCCGGCTCGACCGGCAGGTGAAGCTGGGCGGGCGGCGGATCGAACTCGACGAGGTCGAGCATGTGCTGCGCCGCCAGCCGCTGGTGGCGGACGGCTCGGTGGACCTGATCCGCGCCCCGAACGGCGACCGGCGCATCGCAGGCTTTGCCAAGCTCGCGGCCGGGGTGGATCTGGCGCCCGAGGCCGCGGCGGATGCGATCCGCGCCGGCATGGCGAAGGAGCTGCCCGAGGCGATGGTGCCGGGGCTGGTCCTGGTGCTGGACGAGTTGCCGCTGACGGCCGCGAACAAGATCGACCGCAAGGCGCTGGTCGCCATGGTCGAGACGCGGCAGGCCGAGGCACAGACGGCCCCGGCCGAGACGCCGCCCGCGCCCCCGTCCGAACCTGCGCCCCCGGCGGCACGGCCTGTCCCCCGGACGGCCGCCGAGCTGCGCGCGCGGATCGCCGCGCTCTGGCAGCGCGTGCTGGGCTGCGGCCCGATCCCGCCCGACCGCACCTTCTTCGAGATGGGCGGCAGCTCGCTGCAGCTGATCGACGTCCATGCCCTGCTGGAGAAGGACCTCGGCCGGCGCATCGACATCACCGTGATGTTCGAGACCCCCCGCCTGCAGGATCTGGCCGCGCGGCTGGCCGCCCTTCTGGCCGAGGGCGGGCCGCAGGCGGGTCCCGAGGCCCGCGGCGACGCCCTGCCCGACGACGGCGCCATCGCCATCGTCGGCATGGCGGGCCGCTTCCCCGGCGCGCCCTCGGTCGCGGCGCTCTGGCAGCATGTGACCAGCGGCACCAATCTCTTCCGCCGCTTCGAGGCGTCGGAACTCGAGGACGCCTTCACCCCCGCCGAACGCGCCGCGCGCGGCTATGTCCCGGTGCGGCCGGGGCTCGACGGGGTCGACCTGTTCGACGCGCGCTATTTCGGCATGTATCCGAAGGAAGCCGCCGTCACCGATCCGCAGGCGCGGGTGTTCCTCGAGACCTGTGTCGAGGCGCTGGAGGATGCGGGCCTCGATCCCGCCCGCCATCCCGGCGCCATCGGGGTCTTCGCGGGCGCCTCCTTCAGCACCTACCTCGTCAATCACCTGCTGCGCGACCGGGCCACCGCCGAGGCCTTCACCAGCGGCTACCAGGTCGGGATGTTCCCGGAAGCGCTCGGCAACATCGCCGACACGCTGGCGACGCGGGTCGCCTTCAAGCTGGGGCTGAGGGGGCCGGCGCTGACCGTCAGCACCGCCTGCTCGACCTCGCTGGTGGCGATTGCCCAGGCGTGCCTGTCGCTCCGGGCGGGCCAGTCCGACATGGCGATCGCGGGCGGCGTCTCGATCACCTTCCCGCAGCGGCGCGGCTATCACTGCACCGAGGGCGGGATGGTCTCGGAGAGCGGCACCTGCCGCCCGTTCGACGCCCGCGCCGACGGCACGGTCTTCGGCCATGGCGCAGGCGCCGTGGTGCTGATGCGGCTGAGGGACGCGCAGGCCGCGGGCCACACCATCCACGCGGTGATCCGCGGCATCGGCATCAACAACGACGGGCGGGACAAGATCGCCTATACCGCGCCCTCCGTTGCGGGGCAGGCGGCGGCGATCCGCATGGCGCATCGCGACGGCGGCACCGATCCGGCCTCGGTCGGCTATGTGGAGTGCCACGGCACGGCGACGCCGCTCGGCGATCCGATCGAGGTGCGCGGCCTCGCCACCGTCTTCGGCGACCTGCCGCGGGCCAGCGTGGCGCTCGGCTCGCTCAAGGGCACCATCGGCCATCTCGACGCGGCGGCGGGCGTCTCCAGCGTGATCAAGACCGCGCTGGTGCTGCGCGAGGGGCTGATCCCGCCGATGCCGAACTTCGAGCGGCCGAACCCGAAGATCCCCTTCGACGATCTGCCCTTCCGGGTGCCCACCGCGCCTGCCCCCTGGGCCGGCGACGGCCCCCGCCGCGCGGGCGTCAGTTCCTTCGGCGTGGGCGGCACCAACGTCCATCTGGTGCTGGAGGAGCCGCCGGCGGTTCCCGCAACGGCCCCGGTGACGACGCCGCAGGTCCTGCCGCTTTCCGCCCGCTCGCCCGAGGCGCTGTCGGCGCTCGCCCTGCGCATGGCCGAACATCTGGAGACCCGCGCGGACGATCTCGCTGATGTCGCCTTCACCCTGCAGGAAGGGCGCACCGTCCACGACCACCGCCTCGCCGTCGCCGCGCGCGATCCTGCCGAGGCCGCGGCGCGGCTGCGCAAGGCTGGCGCGGTCAAGGGGCCGGTGCCGGCGGACCCGCCGCCGGTGGTGTTCCTGTTTCCCGGCCAGGGCTCGCAATATCCCGGCATGGGCTCGGGGCTTTACGCCGAGGAGCCCGAATACCGCCGCTGGATCGACGAAGGCGCGGCGATCCTCGAGCCGCTTATCGGTCTCGACATCAACCGGCTCCTGTGCTTCGGCGACACCTCGGACGCCGACATGGCGCGGGCGCTGCGCGATACGCGGCTGACCCAGCCCGCGCTGTTCCTGACACAGGTCGCGACCGCGAAGCTGTGGCTCTCGCGTGGCATCCGGCCCACGGTAATGATCGGCCATTCGGTTGGCGAATTCGCCGCCGCGGTGGTCTCGGGCGCGATGAGCTTTGCCGACGGGCTGAAGATCATCGCCCGGCGCGGGCAACTGATGCAGGACATGCCCGGCGGCGCCATGCTGGCCGTCCGGGCCGAGATCGACCGGATCGCGCCGCTCCTGCTGCCGGGCGTCGATCTGGCGGCACGCAATGCGCCGAAACTGAACGTGCTGGCCGGCTCCTTCGAGGCGATCGCTGCGATGGAGGCGGCGCTGCAGGCCGCGGGCATCGCCTGCTCGCGGCTCCATACCTCGCACGCCTTCCATTCCGCGATGATGGACCCGGTCTGCACGGCGCTGGCGGGGGAACTTGCCGGTCTCGCCCTGAAGGCGGGCGAGATCCCGTGGATTTCCTGCGTCACCGGGGCCCGGGTGACGGAGAACGAGGCGCGCGACCCGGCCTACTGGGCGCATCAGGCGCGCGCCACGGTCGACTTCGATGCCGCCATCCGGGTTGCGGCATCCGAAGGGCAGGCACCCGTGCTGCTCGAGGTGGGGGCGGGAAGCACGCTCTCGACCTTCGCCGCGCAATGCCTGTCGCGCCTTGGCCATGGCGGTATCCTCCAATCCCTGCCGGACCACACCAGGCCGGTTCCGGACGGTTTCGCCATGGCCGAAGCGCTTGCCGGGCTCTGGGCGGCGGGCGTGCCGGTGGACTGGTCGCTGGCTCCGCGCGGCCACCGCCGCCTGTCCCTTCCCACCTATCCGTTCGAGCGGCGCCGGCACTGGATCGACGCGCCGCCGCTGGCGGGGCGCGCGACCGCCGCCGCGCCCGCCCCGGCCGTGGCGCCGCAGCCGGCCGCCCTTCCCGCTCCGGCCGGACTGCCGGCCGCAGCCCTCCCGGTGGCCGCGGCCCCGCCGCCCCCGGTCGTGCCCGTTCCGCAGAGCCCTTCCTCTGGAGTGTCCGTTCCCATGTCCATGCCGTCCCGCAGCGCGCGCCTTGCCTCCGAAGTGCTGGCCCTTCTCGCCGATCTCTCGGGCGAGGAACTGGGCCCCGACCAGGCCGAGGCGAGCTTTCTGGAGCTGGGCTTCGACAGCCTGTTCCTCGGCCAGGTCACGCAGCGGCTGTCGCGCGACTACGGGTTCGAGCTGACCTTCCGGCAGCTGCTTTCCGATTATCCGTCCGTGGCGGCGCTGGCCGCCCACATGGATGCCGTCCTGCCGCCGGATTCCCCCGGACCGGCGGCGTCGGCGGCCGCGCCTTTTGCCCAGGTGGCGGTCGCCGACCCTTCTTCCGCTGCGGTGCTGGCCCCGCCCGCGATGTCCGCCGCAGTGCAGGCCCAGCCGGCGATGGCCGTGGCCCCGCTCGCCGCCCCGGCCCTGCCGGCGGCCGGCGGTCTGGCCGAGGTGCTGCAATCGCAGATGCTGACCATGCAGGCGATCTTCGCCGAGCAGCTGCGCGCGCTTGGACAGGGCGCCGCGGCAGCGCCGGCCCAGCCGGTTCCCGCGGCGGCCATGACGCCTGCCCCCGTCTCCCCTGCCCCCGTAGCCCCCGCCCCGCTGGCCGCACCCGCCGTGCAGACGGCAGCCGAGGAACCGCCGGCCGCGGCCCAGTTCCGCTTCGGCCGCGGCGTGGACCTGTCGGGCGGGCGGTTCGACGCGCGCCAGCAGGCCTTCGTCGACGATCTCGCCCGCCGCTATTCGGCAAAACACGCGGGCTCCAAGGCCCATACCGCGAAGCACCGCGCCGTCCATGCCGATCCGCGCACTGCGGCGGGCTTCCGGCAGGAATGGAAGGAGCTGGTGTTCCCGATCGTCGCCGAGCGCGCCAAGGGCTCGCGGATCTGGGACATCGACGGCAACGAGTTCGTCGACCTGGTGAACGGCTTCGGCCAGACCGCCTTCGGCCATTCGCCCGATTTCGTGCTCGAGGCCGTGCGGCGCCAGCTGGAGAAGGGCTTCCCCATCGGCCCGCAGGCCGAACTCGCCGGCCCCGTGGCCGCGAAATTCGCCCGCATGGTGGGGCATGAGCGGGTGACCTTCTGCAACACCGGATCGGAAGCGGTGATGGCCGCCATGCGGCTCGCCCGCGCGGTCACGGGCCGCGACCGGATCGTGGTGTTCGGCAACGACTACCACGGCCAGTTCGACGAGGTGCTGGTGAAGGGCCGCAGCCGCGGCGGCGACCCAGTGGCGCTGCCCATCGCGCCGGGCATCCCGCGCTCGGGCCTCGGCAACATGGTGGTGCTGGGCTACGGCGCGCCGGAAAGCCTCGACTGGCTCCGCGCGAACGGGGCAAGCGTCGCCGCCGTCATCGTGGAGCCGGTGCAGAGCCGTCACCCCGAACTGCGCCCGGCCGAGTTCGTGCGCGAGTTGCGCAGGATCACCGCCGAGCAGGGGTCGGCCCTCGTGATGGACGAGGTGGTGACCGGTTTCCGCACCCACCGGCGCGGGATGCAGGGCCTCTGGGGCATCGAGGCCGACATGGCGACCTATGGCAAGGTGCCGGGCGGCGGCATGCCGGTGGGCGTGCTGGCCGGGAAGGGCCGTTTCATGAACGCGCTCGACGGCGGGATCTGGGGCTATGGCGATGACAGCCGCCCCGACACGCCGCCCACCTTCTTCGCCGGCACCTTCGTGCGCCATCCGCTGGTGGTGGCCGCGGTCGATGCCGTGCTCGACCATCTGGAAACGCAGGGCGACGCGCTCTGGACCGCCACCGCCGAGCGGACGGCGCGGCTGGCCGCGAGGCTGAACCGGGCGCTCGCGGCGCGCGGGCTGCCGGACCTCATCCGCGATTTCTCGAGCTGGTTCGCGCTCAACCTTTCGCAGCATGAGGCCCGCGCCTCGCTCGCCTATCCGCTGATGCGGATGGAGGGCATCCACATCATCGACAGCTACTGCGGCTTCCTGACAACCACCCACGGCGAGGAGGAGTGCGATCGCATCGCGCGCGCCTTCGAGAGCGCGCTGGACCAGCTCCAGTCGGTCGGCATCCTTGCCCCCGTGGCCGAGGCGGCGGCGCCGCCCGCGGCAATCGCGGCTCCCGCAGCCGCCACCCCCGCCGCCGCGGCGCCGCCCACGACAGCCATCCCGCTGACCGAGGCACAGCGCGAGATCTGGATGACGAGCCAGCTGGGCGACGCGGCCTCGTGCAGCTTCAACGAGGGCGCCTCGCTGCATCTCGACGGACCGCTCGACGTTGCGGCACTGGAGTCGAGCCTGTCGGACATCCTTGCCCGGCACGACAGCCTGCGGCTGGTCTTCGCCCGCTCGGGCGAGAGCTTCGACGTGGCAGATCCCGCGCCCGTGGCCCTGCCGGTGACCGACCTGTCCGCCGAACCCGACCCCGAAGCGGCGATGGCCAGGATCCTGCAGGCCGAGGCCGAGACCCCGCTCGACCTGGTGGCGGGCCCGCCGATCCGCTTCCGACTGCTCCGCCGCGGCCCCGACCGGCACACGCTGGTTGCCACCGCCCATCACATCGTCTGCGACGGCTGGTCCTACAACGTGATCTTCACCGACCTCGCCGCGCTCTATGCCGCGCGCATCGAGGGGCGCGCAGCGGCGCTGCCGCCCGCGCCCTCCTTCGCCGCCCATGCGCTGGCGCGGCGGTCGCACGATCCGGCGCACGAGGCCTGGTGGCGCGGCGAATATGCCACCGTCCCCGCCCTGCCCGACCTGCCGGGCGACCGGCCGCATCCGGCGATCAAGAGCTTCCGGGGCGGCACCGTGACCGAGCGCCTCGACGCCGAGGTGCTGAAGCTTGCCCGGAAGGCCGGGGCGAAGCAGGGCTGCACGCTGTTCTCGACGCTCTTCGCGGCGCTGCAGATCACGCTCGGCCGGCTCTCGGGTGCCGGGGACGTGGTGCTGGCGGTGCCGACCGGGGGACAGGCGCTGCTGCCTGACCCGGACCTCGTGGGCCATTGCGTGAACTTCCTGCCGGTGCGCGCCCCCTTCGCCGAGGGCGCCACGGTGGCGGGTCACCTGAAGGCCGTGCGCGACAAGGTGCTGGCCGCGCTCGACCATTCCGATGTCACCTACGGCACGCTGGTGCGCGAGCTGAAGATCGAGCGCAGCCTGAACCGGCTGCCGCTGACCGAGGTGCAGTTCAACCTGGAAAAGGTGGCCGAGGGGCTGGCGATGCCGGGGCTTTCGGTCTCGACCCATCCGAACCCGAAGGCCGCGGTGAACTTCGACCTGTTCTTCAACATGATCGAAAGCCGCGAGGGGCTGCGGCTCGACGTGGACTACAACTCCGACGTCTATGATGCCGCGACCGTCCGGCGCTGGATCGGCCATTTCGCCCATGTGCTGCGCGGGATGGCCGAGGCTGCCGACCACCCGCTCGCCAGCCTGCCGCTGCTCGACGAGGGCGAGCTGCCCCGCCTCGCCCCTACCGCGATCGCGCCCCCGGCCGCGCCCACGCTGCACGGGCTGGTGGCGGCTGCGGCCGCCCGCCGGCCCGACGCTCCGGCGGTCGAATTCGCCGGCCGGCGCCTCAGCCATGCCGAACTGGCCCGGCAGAGCGACGCGCTGGCGGCGCGGCTGCTGGCGGCGCTGCCCGGGGGCCGCGGCCGGGTGGCCGTGGCGCTCGACCGCTCGGAACAGCTGCCGGTGGCGCTGCTCGGCGTGCTGAAGGCGGGCCATGCCTTCGTGCCGCTCGATCCGCGCCACCCCGAGACCCGGCTGCGCCACGTGCTGGAAGCGGCTGGCGCGCAGGCGCTGATCCTGCCCGAGGCCCGGCTTCCCGCCTATGCCGAGGGTCTCGGCATCGCGCCGGTCGCCGTCTCGGGCGAGGCGCCGGAACCGGTCACGCTGCCGCCGACCGGCCCCGACGACCCGGCCTATGTGATCTTTACCTCCGGCTCCACCGGCACGCCGAAGGGGGTCGAGATCCCGCACCGCGCCGTGGTGAACTGCCTTTCCTCGATGGCGGCCGAGCCCGGCTTCACCGCCGCCGACCGGCTGCTTTCGGTCACGACGGTCTCGTTCGACATCGCGATCCTGGAACTCTTCCTGCCGCTGATCGCGGGCGGCTCGGTGGTGGTGGCCGCGACCGAGGACGTGCTGGACGGCTTCCGCCTCGCGGCCCGTCTCGGCCAGGGCGACATCACCGTGATGCAGGCCACGCCCACGCTCTGGGGGATGCTGCTCGAGGCCGGGCTGAAGATCCCCGCGGGGCTGAAGGTCATGGCGGGGGGCGAGCCGCTGCCGCTCGACCTCGCGCGCAGGCTGATGGCAGAGAGGGCCGAGCTCTGGAACCTCTACGGGCCGACCGAGACCACGATCTGGTCGGCGGTGAACCGCATCCGCCCCGAGGACGCGACGATCACCATCGGCCATCCGATCGCCAACACCACGCTGCATGTCCTCTCGCCCGAGGGCCTGCCGCTGCCGGTGGGGGTGACGGGAGAGCTGAACATCGGCGGCGCGGGCCTCGCCATCGGCTACTTCGGCCGCGAGGACCTGACCCGGGCTGCCTTCCGCGACCTGACGGTCGGGGGGACGACCCAACGGCTCTACCGCACCGGCGACCGGGCGCGGCTGCTGGCGGATGGTTCGGTCGAACTGCTCGGCCGCGGCGATGGCCAGATCAAGCTGCGCGGCTTCCGCATCGAACTGGGCGAGATCGAGATGGCGCTGCGCGCCGCGGGCGGCGTGGCCCAGGCCGCGGTCGACCTGCGCGCCAATCCGCGCGGCGAGAAGCAGCTGGTGGCCTGGATCGTGCCCGAGGCCGGCGCGGCTCCCACGCCCGAGATGCTGATGGAGGCGCTCGAACAGGTGCTGCCGAACTACATGATGCCCTCGCGCTGGGTCACGCTGAGCGCGCTGCCGCAGACGCTGAACGGCAAGCTCGACCGCAAGGCGCTGCCCGCGCCCGAGGCCGCGGCGCCCGTCACGCCGCTGCGCGAGATGACGCGCCCCACGACGCCGCTGGAGGAGCGCCTTGCCGGGATCTGGGCCGAGGTGCTGGGGCTGGAGGCGATCTCGACCACCGACACGCTCTATGCGCTGGGGGCGGATTCGCTCACCATCTTCCGCATTGCCGCCCGGATGCTCGATGCAGGCCTGAACCTCGAGGCGCGGGACCTTCTCCAGCATCCCACGATCCGCGACCTCGCCGCCTTTGCCGCGAGCCGCGAGACCTCCGGCACGCCCGCGGGCGCCCGGCCCTCGCTGCGCTCGTTCCGCCACGGCGCGCGGCGCGAAGGAGCCATCGCATCATGA